Within Mucilaginibacter inviolabilis, the genomic segment TCCAGCGCAATTCCTGCAAGGCCAGTCACGGGTTCCTTTACGCCAGGAACACTGCGCTCCCAAAACCGGAAGCGGGATTCTGACGCTCTCCGCAATACACAATTACTTACGCTGATATTCCTGAAGCCACCTACAGAGGCGGTACCCATTTTAATAAAGTTGCAATTGGAGGCAAGGACGCAATTGGATACGGTAACATTCTGACAAATAAAACTGCTATCACTTTTAAAACATAGCGCGTCATCGTCAGTATCTATAATACAATTGCTTATAGTAACATTTTTACTATCGATATCCAATCCGTCATTATTAAAATTTACATGTGAATATATGCGGATGCCATCAACATTGACCTGATCATTATAAAGCAGACGAAAGGTCCAGAAAGCGGCATTCTTAAGACTGACACCAGATACTGCTACATGGCTGCAATTCTTTATCATAACCAGAAATGGTCGGTCAGGTGCGTTATCACCATGAAAAAAGGCTTCACCATTACCGTTAATCTCTCCTCTGCCTGTAATACTTATATCTGTTGCATTTAAAGCGAATATCAACCCGCGTTCGCCGGCAACCTTAGGGTAATCAGCCCGGTTAAGGCTCCCTGAAATTTTAGCGCCACTTTCCAGATAAAATTCAACATGACTCTTTAAATGTAGAGTACCTGTTAAAAAATCTCCGGATGGGATCACAACCCTTCCCCCGCCATTGGCCTGGCATGCATCAATAGCTTTTTGAATATATTTAGTGCATAGTTGGTTGCCGTTCCCTACAGCGCCATAATCGGTGATCAGGTAATCATTCGTTCGTGCAAACAATTGCGATCCTGTAAAAAGTAATAATAACGCCAGAAAAGATTTGCTCATAATTTATTATCGCGTTCAAATTGGTTATTGGGCCGCCTTTATAACTTAACAGCGGCTATGATGGCGAAACTATCAATTCGGCATATTTAAGGTTAAATGCATTTTCAGGCATAGTCAAGCAGAATACGCCAGCCATGAATTTTTATGATTTTAGGAGTAGTATTGCAAAGCGATTTTAAGTTTTCAAATACGGGAAGGAGTCGCTGGTTGCGAAAAATGTGTTGTGTAAAAAAACAATGTGAATTGTCATAAATTTTAGATTCCATTTAGCATATTTGAGAGCCAACTAAAACCCGATTAATTATACTATTGATGCTTTTGCACAATTGCTGACTTAAACATGAAGAACCATGACTATTTGCTAAAATGTACTCAGTTAATCGAGGATAAAATGCAGTCGGGGAAAAGCAATGACTGGATTGATTACAATTACACAAAACTTCATGATCAGATTTTTGAAGCAACAAGGGTCTCCATCAGCATTCGTACATTAAAACGTATTTTTAAAGTAAACGATAACTATGAGCCACAGATAGCTACAAAAAACGCGATGGTCCAATACCTGGGATACAGGGATTGGGCTCATTTTTTGAAAGAAAATTTCGATACGGAAACAAATGATATCCGTATATCAGAAGAGACGGTTAATACGCCTCCTAAAACGCTCAATCAGCGATATAAAACAACTAAATTTTGGATAATCAGCGGGGTATCGCTAATTGTTTTAATTATCGGAACAACCCTATTTTTTAATCAATTTATCGATCAGCCAAAGGTTTTTTTCAATGTAAAAAATAATTCGGGGCATGCTCCGCTTACGGCAGCTATTAGTTATGACCTTTCCAATATCAATTATAAAAATGCTTTTATAGATTTTGGAAGCGGCGGTGAGTACAAAATGTTACTCGCACCAAAAGGCGAACTTACCTATCAGTACAAAACCCCAAACTTTTATAAAATGAGGTTAATTGCTGATGGTAAAGCATTAGCCAAAACTACTGTTGATGTAACAACAAAGGGATGGGTCTGTTATGTGGGTAATAACGACCAGAATGCCAGGGTGGTAACTGATCGGGATAAATTCAGCGATAAAACATCACTATACTTTGTTCCGGCCATAATAAGTACACTCCAAATCAATACCAATGAGGAGTATTGGGTTGATTATCGCAACATACGTAACTTTCATGTTGATGGTGATCAGATGACTGTAGAGTTCCGTTTACGCAACAGTCAAAACATAGGAGGCTTCGATTGCTTTGATACCAGCCTGGAATTTACCGGTGAAAGCGGACGCGGGCGTTTCAAATTTGTTAAACCTGGCTGTACCCAATACGCGGATACTGAATTTGGGGATACTCAGCTGACCGGTAATTTTCACAATCTATCTTCATTAGGTGTCGATTTATCAAAATGGACTGTTGTACGTATTGAAACCCGAAATAAAACGAGCATGGTTTATATTGACAATGCTTTTAAGTTTAAAACGGTTTACAACACACCTATTGGAAATATAAGGGGGCTTTTCTGCAGATTTAAAGGGTCAGGCCAGCTTGACTTTATCAGGGTTTATGATCAAGGCCACCATTTGGTGTATAATGACGAGTTTAATCGTTAATGTAATAAATAAAAAGAGCAAGCAATAATTCAAATGCTTACTCTTTTTATGGTATAATCAATGTTCACTAAAAGCTTTTGCAATGGCCGGGGCAAGCATACCATAACCAACCGCATTAGGATGCAAACCATCACCAAATAATTCCTCTCTGATCTTGCCTGAGTTATTGAGCAAAGCGGTTCCGGGGTTGATAAATGTTATCTTCTTTTCTTCGGCTAACTTTTCGATGGATTGATTGAGCAGTGCGATCCTATCTTCCATATTCCGTCGTGGCAAAATTCCGGAAATTAATACCTTGCTATTTGGCTGCCGTACCCCAACAGCAACAATCAGCTGCCGAAGGCCCTGAATAATTTCGTCGTTGGTGTTCACTTGCAGATTATTAGTACCGATCATGAGCAGAATATGATCTGCTTTAAAACCATCCAGTTCATCATGGTAAATTCGCCAAAGCACATTTTCAATCCTATCCCAGCCAAATCCCATATTCTGAACACCTAATGGCTGGAGATAGGCATTCCATGAATCCTGCCCGCGGGCAATGATTGATTGTGGCAAACCGCCCCAGTAATGAATGATGGAGTTGGCAAATATGATATTTTTTGGTGCTTTTTCTTTGCTCAAAGCCAGCTCGTCGGCATGGCGTTGCCGCCAGTTATAATTTCTATCACGGCTTTGAATTACGGCCTTCGTTGTAGAAATTTCGCCATCTGGTTCTTGAAAAACAGAACGTACGTTTGTATTGAAAGCGATCCAATTATCTGTTGTTGGACTCGCTAACAGATATATGCCTTTTATATTAGCTATCCTTCGGGCAACTACTTTTAATATACCCTGACTCCCGACCGGCGTATCCCCACTTGGAAAAATAAAGACAGGTATTCCTGCCCGTTGTATTTGACGGGTCTCTTTTATAATTTTATTTGCTTCATCAGTAGCATTCCCGTGAGCATAAAGCTCCCAAAAAACAGCTTTTGTTTCCGACTTTAATCCGTTACGTAAAAACCTTTCCCAATCGCTACTCCGATCTAAAACCATGGCAGGCCGGTCTAATGCTCTTTCTAATCGGGCCGACCAATCTGTTCCTGGTATACTCTGCTTGTCTTTTGAAACCTGTTTATAAATAACAATTTGCTTTTCGGGTTGAGGAAGCATTAACTCGATATGGCTTTGTGCCGGAATGCCCATAGCAATAAGAGACGGCATCTTTCCCTCTGGCAGAAATAAGCGATATTCAAAATTCCTGGCCGGAATGTGGCTATCTAGTGAAATCCCCTGAAATGACTGTGTAATAACTGTATCGCCCGATGATTGGATTCCCTCAAATTCAATCCATTTACCATCGTCATTCAAACCATAAAGCATGCATTTGCTCTTCTCCCCTTTTATATCAATATTTGGTATCGACTGATAAGTTAAACGAATAACAACGTTGCCAGCATTAGTAACAAACCGCACATAAGGATAATTATTTTTTTGCCCTAATACCTCATTGCCAGAATTCTGAAATGGCGCATAAAATTCGGCCCAAGTGATTTTATCGGTTTGGGCAGAACAGAAAATTGGCCTCGTTAAAATAATGAGGAGTAATATTTTATATTTCAGCATAGGTTAATATCGGTAATTTTATTACAAATCATTTTTCAAAACTAAATTCCACTTCGTTTGCCCAATGTGTTTTCCAATCGGGATGAAATGCCCGGGCATTTATTTTAGACACACTTCGGTCTTTGGCAAGTTCCATAGTGGCTGCTGGTGAAGCATTATCATTAACCCGGAAAGATAATTTTATTTTCTCTCCTCTTTCAAACGCTTTTCGTACATCCGGTATTTCTGACCAGGGAATTGCACATTCTGTAATCAGGGTATTTCCAATCCTTTTAATTGCTAACTGACCATTTTTTACAGGCCCTTCGCCGGTAGATTTTGGCTGCCGGGGGAAGAAATGTTTTCTGTTCAGTTGAGGCGTTAACAACCGCCAGATTTCAGTTCCTCCTCCATACTCAGACGCTACACTGTTCATGGCATACTCGTAATCCGTATCTTTATAACCTGTGTACCGAGGCATTGTACCAGGAGGGTTTGCCAGCATACCATCAGTCCCCACCGGCAATACATTGAAAGCTAAGATGACATTATCAAATGAATAACCGAGCCCGGAATTATCTGGCGTTACCGGATTTTTACGATAGGTATAATGACGAACGCCGGCAGGCCAGGGCAGCGGAAGCTTAACCTTTACCTCCGGGATGCTAAGTTTTAGATCCGTAGGTACTTTTCCCGGAACTCCTATAATATTATAGCCGTTTTTTCCATAAAGCCCTTTCCAGTTGCCCCTGGTGTCCAGATCGTCTTTGATAAAAACAGCTTTATCATGTACTTCCTTACTGGGTGAGTCATCAAAGAAAAGGCCGGCAACTTTTACTGATGTCCACCAGTTATAAGTTCTGAAAACTACCCGTACCTTACCAGCAAGATCCAAAGTTTCGTAGGCTCCCTGCCATAAATTATCTATTTTTTTTCTTAAAATAAATTTACCATTTACTCCATCAAACACTTCAATTGTTGCATTAGGAACCCTGATGTTAGGCATATAAAATGATACTCTTGTATACTTTTGTGCAGGCAGATCCATGTCGATACCGAAAGCATAAGCTATATCACTGCTTGACCAGAAATGCATAATTCTCCCATTTCCATAGGGCATTTGCAGCGCTCCGTTGTCATTGTTTTTTAGAGGCACACTATCCTCTTTGGCTATCAGTGTTTTATCCATATCCATCACATAAGAGGTATCCGGATAAAAGAAAGTATCATCTGGCCTGTTTTCAAACCTGTAAGTACCAGGATGAGGTGTATTATCGGCTACCTTAGCCGCGAAATAGAAATTCTTATCGTCATAGGCAAAGTAACCATTAGCATACCCCTCGGCCTTAGTGTCAAAATTTTTAAATGGGTACCAGGCTGCCTCTGTGAGACTTACATTTTCAGTTCCCTTACTGCTTAC encodes:
- a CDS encoding glycoside hydrolase family 28 protein, yielding MSKSFLALLLLFTGSQLFARTNDYLITDYGAVGNGNQLCTKYIQKAIDACQANGGGRVVIPSGDFLTGTLHLKSHVEFYLESGAKISGSLNRADYPKVAGERGLIFALNATDISITGRGEINGNGEAFFHGDNAPDRPFLVMIKNCSHVAVSGVSLKNAAFWTFRLLYNDQVNVDGIRIYSHVNFNNDGLDIDSKNVTISNCIIDTDDDALCFKSDSSFICQNVTVSNCVLASNCNFIKMGTASVGGFRNISVSNCVLRRASESRFRFWERSVPGVKEPVTGLAGIALEIVDGGIMDGIQINNIVMDGVQTPLFIRLGSRSNPTGAIKNVIISNVTAKSVSRIASSITAVPGFKIESVLLRDINIQSPGGGIKNEYLAKVPEQVNAYPENRMFNTSLPAYGLYLRHVSNIGLYNLQFNPLDDEARPAIYVEDGLGIHISELQAVTPIGGAPLVELSETSGVSFEGHAWNQSIPLLFLIRGAQSKNIIIAGKYSTNIQRLYELKDSTSKNAVSIR
- a CDS encoding GDSL-type esterase/lipase family protein; translated protein: MLKYKILLLIILTRPIFCSAQTDKITWAEFYAPFQNSGNEVLGQKNNYPYVRFVTNAGNVVIRLTYQSIPNIDIKGEKSKCMLYGLNDDGKWIEFEGIQSSGDTVITQSFQGISLDSHIPARNFEYRLFLPEGKMPSLIAMGIPAQSHIELMLPQPEKQIVIYKQVSKDKQSIPGTDWSARLERALDRPAMVLDRSSDWERFLRNGLKSETKAVFWELYAHGNATDEANKIIKETRQIQRAGIPVFIFPSGDTPVGSQGILKVVARRIANIKGIYLLASPTTDNWIAFNTNVRSVFQEPDGEISTTKAVIQSRDRNYNWRQRHADELALSKEKAPKNIIFANSIIHYWGGLPQSIIARGQDSWNAYLQPLGVQNMGFGWDRIENVLWRIYHDELDGFKADHILLMIGTNNLQVNTNDEIIQGLRQLIVAVGVRQPNSKVLISGILPRRNMEDRIALLNQSIEKLAEEKKITFINPGTALLNNSGKIREELFGDGLHPNAVGYGMLAPAIAKAFSEH